In the Lysinibacillus sp. PLM2 genome, one interval contains:
- the sdhA gene encoding succinate dehydrogenase flavoprotein subunit — MAKSKVIVVGGGLAGLMATVKAAEEGTEVELFSLVPVKRSHSVCAQGGINGAVNTKGEGDSPWIHFDDTVYGGDFLANQPPVKAMCDAAPGIIHLFDRMGVMFNRTPEGLLDFRRFGGTLHHRTAFSGATTGQQLLYALDEQVRRHEVAGLVTKYEHWEFLGVVLDDEGTCRGIVAQDMRSEEIRSFRSDAVIMATGGPGIIFGKTTNSVINTGSAASIVYQQGASYANGEFIQIHPTAIPGDDKNRLMSESARGEGGRIWTYKDGKPWYFLEEKYPAYGNLVPRDIATREIFDVCVNQKLGVNGENVVFLDLSHKDPHELDVKLGGIIEIYEKFVGDDPRKLPMKIFPAVHYSMGGLWVDYDQMTEIPGLFAAGECDYSQHGANRLGANSLLSAIFGGSVAGPNAVKYIKGLKKHAEDLPQSLYDARVQEEQEKWEAILKMDGNENAYLLHKELGELMTDNMTVVRYNDRLEKTYDKLTELQQRWENININDTQKWSNQGAHFTRQLKNMLYLAKVMTKGALLRNESRGAHYKPDFPERDDENFLKTTMAKFDPKTGEPVISYQEVDVSLIPPRKRDYSS; from the coding sequence ATGGCGAAAAGTAAAGTAATCGTCGTAGGTGGCGGTTTAGCCGGCTTAATGGCTACTGTAAAGGCTGCCGAAGAAGGTACTGAAGTAGAATTATTCTCATTAGTTCCCGTTAAACGTTCACACTCTGTTTGTGCTCAAGGCGGAATTAATGGAGCAGTTAATACAAAAGGTGAAGGGGATTCTCCTTGGATCCACTTTGATGATACAGTTTACGGTGGGGACTTCTTAGCAAACCAACCACCAGTTAAAGCAATGTGTGATGCTGCACCTGGTATCATTCACTTATTCGACCGTATGGGGGTTATGTTCAACCGTACTCCAGAAGGTTTACTTGACTTCCGTCGCTTCGGTGGGACACTTCATCACCGTACAGCATTCTCTGGTGCGACTACAGGTCAACAGTTACTTTATGCTTTAGATGAACAAGTTCGTCGTCATGAAGTAGCTGGATTAGTAACGAAATATGAGCACTGGGAATTCCTTGGTGTTGTTCTTGATGATGAAGGAACATGCCGTGGTATCGTAGCTCAAGATATGCGTTCTGAAGAAATCCGTTCATTCCGTTCAGATGCTGTAATTATGGCAACTGGTGGTCCTGGTATTATCTTCGGTAAAACAACGAACTCAGTAATTAACACTGGTTCTGCAGCATCAATTGTTTATCAACAAGGTGCTTCATATGCGAACGGTGAATTCATCCAAATTCACCCAACTGCGATTCCTGGTGATGACAAAAACCGTTTAATGTCTGAATCAGCTCGTGGTGAAGGTGGTCGTATTTGGACATATAAAGATGGTAAGCCTTGGTACTTCTTAGAAGAAAAATATCCAGCTTACGGTAACTTAGTACCTCGTGATATCGCGACTCGTGAAATCTTCGATGTATGTGTTAACCAAAAATTAGGTGTTAACGGCGAAAACGTTGTATTCCTAGATCTTTCTCATAAAGATCCACATGAATTAGATGTTAAGCTTGGTGGTATTATCGAAATTTACGAAAAATTCGTAGGTGATGATCCACGTAAATTACCAATGAAAATCTTCCCAGCTGTTCACTATTCAATGGGTGGTCTATGGGTTGACTATGATCAAATGACAGAAATTCCTGGTCTATTTGCAGCAGGAGAATGTGATTATTCTCAACACGGAGCTAACCGTCTTGGTGCAAACTCATTATTATCTGCTATCTTCGGTGGATCTGTAGCTGGACCAAATGCAGTTAAATATATTAAAGGCTTGAAAAAGCATGCGGAAGACCTTCCACAATCTCTATATGATGCTCGTGTTCAAGAAGAACAAGAGAAATGGGAAGCTATACTTAAAATGGATGGCAATGAAAACGCATACTTGCTTCATAAAGAACTTGGCGAATTAATGACTGACAACATGACTGTTGTTCGTTATAACGATCGTCTTGAAAAAACTTATGATAAACTAACTGAACTACAACAACGTTGGGAAAACATTAACATTAACGATACGCAAAAATGGAGTAACCAAGGTGCCCACTTTACGCGTCAGTTAAAGAACATGTTATACCTAGCTAAAGTTATGACAAAAGGTGCACTTTTAAGAAACGAATCTCGTGGTGCTCATTACAAACCAGATTTCCCAGAACGTGATGATGAAAACTTCTTAAAAACAACTATGGCGAAGTTTGATCCAAAAACTGGTGAACCTGTAATTAGCTACCAAGAAGTAGACGTTTCATTAATTCCGCCACGTAAACGTGACTATTCTTCATAA
- the sdhC gene encoding succinate dehydrogenase cytochrome b558 subunit produces the protein MSKNHEFYWRRLHSLLGIIPVGLFLLVHFTINFTATQGAEAYNAAAGMMEYVPFLIIVEWVVIYIPLLFHGLYGVYIAFTATNNVKRFGTFHNWMFVLQRFTGIFLVVFIAWHIFQTRIQKALGAEVNYDMMAGIVANPWMLAFYIVGILAATFHLSNGIWSFLVSWGITQSPKSQKVASYITMAFFVVFSIGFVAAILAFV, from the coding sequence TTGTCGAAGAATCATGAGTTTTATTGGCGCCGCTTACATTCTCTATTAGGGATTATTCCAGTAGGTTTGTTTTTACTGGTGCACTTTACCATCAACTTTACTGCAACACAAGGAGCAGAAGCTTATAATGCCGCTGCAGGAATGATGGAGTATGTTCCTTTCCTGATTATTGTTGAGTGGGTAGTTATTTACATACCATTATTATTCCACGGTTTATACGGTGTGTATATCGCCTTTACAGCAACAAATAATGTAAAACGCTTTGGTACATTCCATAACTGGATGTTTGTATTACAACGTTTTACAGGGATTTTCCTTGTTGTATTTATTGCATGGCATATTTTCCAAACTCGTATTCAAAAAGCGCTTGGTGCTGAAGTTAACTACGATATGATGGCTGGTATCGTTGCAAACCCTTGGATGTTAGCGTTTTATATTGTTGGTATCCTTGCTGCAACATTCCACTTATCTAATGGTATCTGGTCATTCCTAGTTAGCTGGGGTATTACACAATCACCTAAATCACAAAAAGTTGCTTCTTATATCACAATGGCATTTTTTGTAGTATTCAGCATCGGTTTTGTGGCTGCAATTCTCGCATTCGTGTAA
- the dapG gene encoding aspartokinase, translated as MANIVIKLDEQTLTSPDKIENVAKKIIEEKKRGSNVVVVVPSMQLIDEQLNQFAYALSKNPSNREMDVIQSTNTQVASALLSIAINQQGLKAISLTGWQAGIETVASKRAILIDSIQSDHIVQHLEKDEITIIAGGQGKSEDNNITLLGDGGPETSAVAIAVAIDAERVDIYTNSIGLFTADPAVVKDARKLKQITYDEMLELSHLGSKVVHPRAVELAKKYNLPLNVCSSTENVPGTMIKGEIEMERNLIVRGVAYETDIIRLTVGYESYEQASLANLFTTLAEHRINVDIIVQAVIDGVRPTVSFSIEKELFAEAIKVLETNKSSLGFAFADFEVGLSKVSIVGSGMVSNPGVAARMFDRLRKENIEVKMVSTSEIKVSVVVPQDDMVRAANALHDEFNLVEELV; from the coding sequence ATGGCCAATATTGTCATAAAGTTAGACGAGCAAACACTTACTTCACCAGATAAAATTGAAAATGTTGCGAAAAAAATTATTGAAGAAAAAAAACGAGGATCGAATGTTGTTGTCGTCGTCCCGTCTATGCAATTAATAGATGAACAGTTAAACCAATTTGCCTATGCACTTTCTAAAAATCCTTCAAACCGTGAAATGGACGTTATACAATCAACAAACACACAAGTTGCTAGTGCTTTACTTTCGATTGCAATCAATCAACAAGGATTAAAAGCAATTTCTTTAACAGGATGGCAAGCTGGTATTGAAACAGTGGCATCTAAACGAGCTATTTTGATTGATTCCATTCAATCGGACCATATAGTCCAACATTTGGAAAAGGATGAAATTACAATTATCGCCGGTGGGCAAGGGAAAAGTGAGGATAACAACATCACACTTTTAGGAGATGGAGGTCCAGAAACGAGCGCTGTTGCTATTGCCGTAGCTATTGATGCTGAACGTGTTGATATTTATACAAATTCAATAGGCTTGTTCACTGCAGACCCTGCTGTTGTAAAAGATGCAAGAAAATTAAAGCAAATCACTTATGATGAAATGCTTGAGCTTTCGCATCTAGGGTCAAAAGTAGTTCACCCACGAGCAGTGGAATTAGCAAAAAAATATAATTTGCCATTAAACGTTTGTTCAAGTACTGAGAATGTGCCGGGTACAATGATAAAAGGGGAGATTGAAATGGAAAGAAATTTAATTGTTCGTGGAGTTGCTTATGAAACAGATATCATACGATTAACAGTAGGATATGAATCTTATGAACAAGCTTCATTAGCTAATTTATTTACAACATTAGCTGAACATCGAATCAATGTCGATATCATTGTACAAGCCGTTATTGATGGTGTGAGACCAACAGTATCGTTCTCAATTGAAAAGGAACTGTTTGCAGAAGCGATTAAAGTACTGGAAACTAATAAATCGTCTTTAGGGTTTGCTTTTGCAGATTTTGAAGTAGGTTTATCGAAAGTTTCAATTGTTGGTTCTGGTATGGTTTCAAATCCTGGAGTAGCAGCTCGAATGTTTGATCGATTAAGAAAAGAAAACATTGAAGTGAAAATGGTTAGTACCTCGGAAATAAAAGTGTCAGTAGTTGTGCCACAGGACGATATGGTGCGTGCAGCGAACGCATTGCATGACGAATTTAATTTAGTTGAGGAATTAGTTTAA
- the uvrC_2 gene encoding UvrABC system protein C: MNENIQNKLAILPDEPGCYLMKDRQGTIIYVGKAKILKNRVRSYFTGSHDGKTQRLVSEIEDFEYIVTSSDLEALILELNLIKKHDPKYNIMLTDDKTYPYIKITNEKYPRILTTRKVKKDKAKYFGPYPNAGAASETRRLLNRIYPYRKCNRLPDRVCLYYHLGQCLAPCVKEIDPKVFDEMTEEISKFLQGGYEEVKENIEKKMLEAAEKLEFERAKEFRDQIQHIETVMQKQKMVSGDMSDRDVFGYAVEKGWMCVQVFFVRQGKLIERDVSIFPIYRDPEEEFLTFIGRFYDISEHIKPREIFIPNNIEKSLLEKLLEVKVIIPKRGSKKELVDLAMKNAKIGIREKFQLMERQEERTVGACEELGDAMNIEPPLRIEAFDNSHMHGADAVSAMVVFIDGKPAKKEYRKYKLREAAAHDDYGAMQEVIRRRYTRVLKENLPLPDLIIIDGGKGQMEVAREVIEDELGLFIPIAGLAKDEKHNTSQLLFGEPPTPVEMKRTSDGFYLLQRIQDEVHRFAITFLRQQHGTHSIQSVLDEIEGIGPKRKQQLLKQFGSVKKIREATIEQLIEAKIPRKLAETIHDYFRKDTLPTE, translated from the coding sequence ATGAATGAAAACATTCAAAATAAATTGGCGATTCTGCCGGATGAACCAGGCTGTTATTTAATGAAAGATCGACAAGGCACTATTATTTATGTAGGGAAGGCAAAAATTTTAAAGAATCGTGTCCGGTCTTATTTCACTGGAAGTCATGACGGAAAAACACAGCGATTGGTCAGTGAAATTGAAGATTTTGAATATATCGTCACATCAAGCGATTTAGAAGCTTTAATATTAGAGCTAAATTTAATTAAGAAACACGACCCGAAATATAACATTATGTTAACGGACGATAAAACGTACCCTTACATAAAAATTACAAATGAGAAGTACCCGCGTATACTCACAACAAGAAAAGTAAAGAAAGATAAAGCAAAATATTTTGGCCCTTACCCGAATGCAGGCGCAGCAAGTGAAACAAGAAGGCTGCTTAACCGAATTTACCCTTATCGTAAATGTAATCGATTACCTGATAGGGTTTGTTTGTACTACCACCTAGGACAATGTTTAGCGCCGTGTGTTAAGGAAATCGATCCGAAGGTTTTTGATGAAATGACTGAGGAGATTTCAAAATTCCTGCAAGGTGGTTATGAGGAAGTAAAGGAAAATATCGAAAAGAAAATGTTAGAGGCTGCTGAAAAGCTGGAATTTGAACGGGCAAAGGAATTCAGAGATCAAATTCAACATATTGAAACAGTGATGCAAAAGCAAAAAATGGTTTCTGGAGATATGTCGGATCGTGATGTATTTGGTTATGCTGTGGAAAAAGGCTGGATGTGTGTGCAAGTATTTTTCGTGCGCCAAGGAAAATTAATTGAACGCGATGTATCCATATTTCCGATTTACCGAGATCCTGAAGAAGAGTTTCTTACATTCATCGGACGTTTCTATGATATTTCAGAACATATAAAGCCTAGGGAAATCTTTATACCAAATAACATCGAGAAATCCTTACTTGAAAAGCTACTAGAAGTGAAAGTAATTATCCCAAAGCGCGGATCGAAAAAAGAGTTAGTGGATTTAGCTATGAAAAATGCCAAAATCGGTATTCGTGAAAAATTCCAGCTAATGGAACGACAAGAGGAAAGAACAGTTGGTGCATGTGAAGAGTTAGGTGATGCAATGAATATTGAACCACCACTAAGAATCGAAGCCTTTGATAACAGTCATATGCATGGAGCAGATGCTGTTTCAGCGATGGTTGTATTTATTGATGGCAAACCAGCTAAAAAAGAATATCGAAAATATAAATTAAGGGAAGCAGCTGCCCACGATGATTACGGAGCAATGCAGGAAGTTATTCGTAGAAGATATACTCGTGTTTTAAAAGAAAATCTACCTTTACCTGATTTAATTATTATTGATGGTGGGAAGGGACAAATGGAGGTTGCACGTGAGGTAATAGAGGATGAACTCGGATTGTTTATCCCTATTGCAGGATTAGCAAAAGACGAAAAGCATAATACATCTCAATTATTATTCGGTGAACCACCTACTCCTGTGGAAATGAAACGAACAAGTGACGGTTTTTATTTGCTTCAGCGTATTCAAGATGAAGTACACCGATTTGCTATTACATTTTTACGTCAACAACACGGAACCCATTCGATCCAATCAGTATTAGATGAAATCGAAGGAATCGGACCGAAAAGAAAGCAACAGTTATTGAAACAGTTTGGTTCAGTTAAGAAAATTCGTGAAGCAACGATAGAACAATTAATAGAAGCTAAAATTCCAAGAAAGTTAGCAGAAACGATTCATGATTATTTCCGCAAAGATACATTGCCAACAGAATAA
- a CDS encoding bifunctional glyoxylate/hydroxypyruvate reductase B, which produces MKPKVIVYKKVDKKVLDYIQATCDVVSFDDLDSTNFPQFLQELKTVEGLLGSVLKVDKELLDHAPNLKIVCNTSVGYDNFDMAELSARGIMATNTPEVLNDTVADTIFGLLLATARRIPELDQFVKNGQWKSMIGEDLFGVDVHHKVLGIIGMGGIGTAIAKRAHLGFDMKILYHNRSRNEEAENKFGATYCSLDELLQQSDYVCLMTPLTPATEKLIGKREFELMKKTAIFINGSRGKTVDEEALIDALNTGEILAAGLDVFVEEPVQPDNPLLSMENVVTLPHIGSATYETRLKMAMLGATNLVTGLQGKTPPNLIKF; this is translated from the coding sequence ATGAAACCAAAAGTAATTGTCTATAAAAAAGTAGATAAAAAGGTGTTAGATTATATTCAAGCAACATGTGATGTTGTAAGCTTCGATGATCTAGATTCGACTAATTTCCCACAATTTCTTCAAGAGCTAAAGACTGTTGAAGGATTGCTAGGCTCCGTCTTAAAAGTAGATAAAGAATTATTAGACCACGCGCCAAATTTAAAAATCGTTTGTAATACTTCTGTTGGCTACGACAATTTTGATATGGCAGAATTATCAGCCCGCGGTATTATGGCTACTAATACGCCTGAAGTTTTGAATGATACTGTGGCAGATACTATTTTTGGGTTACTATTGGCTACTGCAAGAAGGATTCCTGAACTAGATCAATTTGTGAAAAATGGCCAGTGGAAGTCCATGATTGGTGAGGATCTTTTTGGAGTAGACGTTCATCATAAAGTATTAGGGATTATTGGTATGGGCGGAATTGGAACAGCTATTGCAAAAAGAGCTCATCTAGGATTTGATATGAAAATCTTATATCATAATCGTTCGAGAAATGAAGAAGCTGAAAATAAATTTGGGGCAACTTACTGCTCGCTCGATGAACTACTACAACAATCAGATTATGTTTGCTTAATGACACCATTAACGCCTGCTACTGAAAAGCTGATTGGTAAAAGAGAGTTTGAGTTAATGAAGAAAACTGCCATTTTTATAAATGGTTCAAGAGGAAAAACTGTTGATGAAGAAGCGTTAATTGACGCCTTGAACACAGGTGAAATTTTAGCTGCAGGATTGGACGTTTTTGTTGAAGAACCTGTACAACCAGATAATCCGCTACTCTCGATGGAAAATGTAGTGACCCTGCCTCATATCGGGTCAGCCACGTATGAAACTCGATTGAAGATGGCAATGCTTGGCGCAACTAATTTAGTCACTGGGCTACAAGGAAAAACTCCGCCGAATTTAATTAAATTTTAA
- a CDS encoding alcohol dehydrogenase, which yields MKALVIEDVKKAVVKDVPVPEIEKDGILIKTMANGVCRSDWHVWVGDHGIVQPVIGHEFCGIVEEVGPEVKNFKRGDRVIVPFSGSDGTCPHCIAGNTHLCDSFIVPGTAYQGGYGEYVAIPKGDRNVMHLPEGLSFKDAAALGCRFMTAYHGVVDRVQVLPGEKVVVYGCGGIGLSAIHIASSMGATVIGVDINDNNLELAKKLGADYVINSRNTNAVEAVKEITLGGADVSVDALGITETCLNGINSLKKGGRHLQVGVTTKKEGGFISIPVDDMVLSEKSFITTLGIPAFRFNTLLDQVAKGKLQPGKMVTAEIKLSEVEGIFEDMSNFATTGTFVVTDYS from the coding sequence ATGAAAGCACTTGTTATTGAAGATGTAAAGAAAGCGGTAGTTAAAGATGTGCCAGTACCTGAAATTGAGAAGGATGGTATCCTTATAAAAACAATGGCCAATGGTGTTTGTCGTAGTGATTGGCATGTATGGGTTGGGGATCATGGCATTGTACAACCCGTCATTGGCCATGAATTTTGTGGAATTGTTGAAGAAGTAGGTCCGGAAGTGAAGAATTTTAAGCGTGGAGATCGAGTGATTGTTCCTTTCTCTGGTAGCGATGGAACATGCCCTCACTGTATAGCTGGAAATACTCACCTTTGTGATTCATTTATTGTACCTGGAACAGCTTACCAAGGTGGTTATGGCGAATATGTTGCGATTCCAAAAGGAGACCGTAACGTCATGCATTTACCTGAAGGATTAAGCTTCAAAGATGCAGCAGCATTAGGGTGTCGTTTTATGACTGCTTATCATGGCGTAGTGGATCGTGTACAAGTCCTACCAGGTGAAAAAGTAGTTGTTTATGGCTGTGGTGGAATTGGTTTATCCGCAATTCATATCGCATCTTCTATGGGGGCAACGGTTATTGGAGTAGATATTAACGATAATAATCTGGAGCTAGCTAAGAAATTGGGAGCAGATTATGTGATTAATAGTCGCAACACAAACGCTGTTGAAGCGGTAAAAGAGATAACTCTCGGTGGCGCAGATGTATCAGTAGATGCACTAGGTATTACTGAAACTTGTTTAAATGGAATCAACAGCTTAAAGAAAGGTGGCCGCCACTTACAAGTTGGTGTTACAACGAAAAAAGAAGGCGGATTTATTTCAATTCCTGTAGATGATATGGTCCTTTCAGAGAAGTCATTTATTACGACTCTTGGAATTCCAGCTTTCCGCTTTAATACATTGCTAGATCAAGTAGCAAAAGGAAAACTTCAACCAGGAAAAATGGTAACAGCAGAAATTAAACTGTCAGAAGTAGAGGGAATCTTTGAAGACATGAGTAACTTTGCAACAACAGGTACATTTGTTGTAACTGATTATTCTTAA
- the trxA gene encoding thioredoxin, which translates to MAIVHVTDQNFSEEIASGVVLVDFWATWCGPCKMIAPVLEEIDSEMGDQVKIAKLDVDNNQATAAEYQVMSIPTLLLFKDGELVAKTVGFQPKEALVEFINSNK; encoded by the coding sequence ATGGCAATTGTACATGTAACAGACCAAAACTTTTCAGAAGAAATCGCTTCAGGCGTTGTACTAGTAGACTTTTGGGCTACTTGGTGTGGACCTTGTAAAATGATCGCACCAGTGTTAGAAGAAATCGACAGCGAAATGGGCGATCAAGTAAAGATCGCAAAATTAGACGTTGATAATAACCAAGCAACTGCTGCTGAATACCAAGTAATGTCAATCCCGACATTACTATTATTCAAAGATGGCGAACTAGTAGCAAAAACTGTTGGTTTCCAACCAAAAGAAGCTTTAGTAGAGTTCATTAACAGCAATAAATAG
- the etfA gene encoding electron transfer flavoprotein subunit alpha encodes MSKKVLVLGEIREGVIRNVSYEAIAAAKQIADGGEIVGILLGDSVENLAPNLIAYGADRVVTVEHPHLKSYTSDGYSQAILAIYEQEKPEAIVFGHTSLGKDLSPKVSSRIQSGLISDVTEIEGSGDDVLFIRPIYSGKAFEKVKIKEGIVFVTVRPNNIPALEKDESRSGSVSSLSVDIQNLRTIIKEVVRKTSEGVDLSEAKVVVAGGRGVKSEEGFEPLAELANLLGGAVGASRGACDAGYCDYSLQIGQTGKVVTPDLYIAAGISGAIQHLAGMSNSKVIVAINKDPEANIFKVADYGIVGDLFEVIPLMIEEIKALKVNS; translated from the coding sequence ATGTCAAAAAAAGTATTAGTTCTTGGAGAAATTCGTGAAGGTGTTATTCGTAACGTGTCATACGAAGCTATTGCTGCGGCAAAGCAAATTGCTGACGGTGGGGAAATCGTAGGCATACTGTTAGGGGATTCTGTAGAAAACTTAGCTCCAAACTTAATTGCATATGGAGCAGACCGTGTAGTTACTGTGGAACATCCACATTTAAAATCATACACATCTGATGGTTATAGCCAAGCAATCTTAGCTATTTATGAACAAGAAAAACCAGAAGCGATAGTTTTTGGACATACATCCTTAGGAAAGGATTTATCTCCGAAAGTTTCTTCACGTATACAATCTGGATTAATTTCGGATGTAACGGAAATTGAAGGTTCTGGTGATGATGTATTGTTCATTCGTCCAATTTACTCTGGTAAAGCCTTTGAAAAAGTAAAAATTAAAGAAGGTATCGTTTTTGTAACAGTACGTCCTAACAATATCCCTGCATTAGAAAAGGATGAAAGTCGTTCAGGATCAGTCTCATCATTATCGGTAGATATTCAAAACTTACGTACAATTATTAAAGAAGTTGTTCGTAAAACATCTGAAGGTGTTGATTTATCTGAAGCGAAAGTAGTTGTAGCAGGTGGTCGTGGTGTTAAATCAGAAGAAGGTTTCGAACCATTAGCAGAATTAGCCAATTTACTAGGTGGTGCTGTTGGTGCATCACGTGGAGCTTGTGATGCTGGGTACTGCGACTATTCTTTACAAATCGGTCAAACAGGAAAAGTAGTTACGCCGGATTTATATATTGCAGCAGGTATCTCTGGAGCTATTCAGCATTTAGCGGGTATGTCCAATTCAAAAGTAATCGTAGCTATTAACAAAGATCCTGAAGCGAATATCTTTAAAGTTGCCGACTATGGAATCGTTGGAGACTTATTTGAAGTCATTCCTTTAATGATAGAAGAAATAAAAGCTTTAAAGGTAAATTCATAA
- a CDS encoding electron transfer flavoprotein subunit beta, translated as MNIYVLVKRTFDTEEKIVISNGKIQEDGAEFIINPYDEYAIEEAIQVRDAKGGKVTVVTIGGEDAEKQLRTALAMGADEAVLINTEDDLDELDQASTAYILAEYLKDKEVDLILAGNVAIDGGTGQVGPRVADLLGINYVTTITDLEIDGSTVKIVRDIEGDSEVIETTLPLLVTAQQGLNEPRYPSLPGIMKAKKKPLEELELDDLDIDEDDVELKIETVEVFLPSQKSAGRILEGEISQQVKELVNLLHSEAKVI; from the coding sequence ATGAACATTTACGTTTTAGTAAAAAGAACATTCGACACTGAAGAAAAAATTGTTATTTCAAATGGCAAAATCCAGGAGGATGGTGCTGAATTTATTATTAATCCATATGACGAATATGCCATCGAAGAAGCGATTCAGGTTCGCGATGCAAAAGGTGGTAAAGTAACAGTTGTAACAATCGGTGGAGAAGATGCAGAAAAACAACTGCGAACTGCACTTGCAATGGGAGCAGATGAAGCGGTACTTATTAATACAGAAGACGACTTAGATGAATTAGATCAAGCATCCACAGCTTATATTCTAGCAGAATATTTAAAAGATAAAGAGGTTGACTTGATTTTAGCTGGTAATGTGGCAATTGACGGTGGAACAGGGCAAGTTGGTCCGCGCGTTGCTGATTTACTAGGTATCAACTATGTAACGACAATTACGGATTTAGAAATTGACGGTTCAACAGTGAAAATCGTTCGAGATATTGAAGGAGACTCAGAGGTAATTGAGACTACTTTACCTTTACTAGTCACTGCTCAACAAGGTTTAAATGAGCCGCGTTATCCTTCTTTACCAGGTATTATGAAGGCAAAGAAAAAACCACTTGAAGAACTTGAATTAGATGATTTAGATATTGATGAAGATGATGTGGAATTAAAAATAGAAACGGTTGAAGTATTTTTACCATCACAAAAATCAGCAGGTCGTATTCTAGAAGGTGAAATCTCACAACAAGTTAAAGAATTAGTCAACTTACTTCATTCGGAAGCGAAAGTTATTTAA
- the phaB gene encoding enoyl-CoA hydratase, which yields MEYLSWKVEDGVAVVTIQRPPANALSRQLIVEVDEMLDAMELDQTVRVIVLHGEGRFFSAGADIKEFTEVASGDEFSKLAASGQQVFEKLESFPKPIIAAIHGAALGGGLELAMSCHIRYVAEDAKLGLPELSLGLIPGFAGTQRLPRYVGTAKAAEMLFTSEPISGAEAVQWGLANKAFPADQLLANTLELARKIAEKSPVALKAAISMLQYSKDASYYNGVEAEANSFGIVFESKDAKEGIQAFIEKRKPKFIGK from the coding sequence ATGGAATACTTAAGTTGGAAGGTTGAAGATGGGGTTGCGGTTGTCACAATTCAACGACCACCTGCAAATGCGTTGTCACGACAACTAATAGTTGAAGTAGATGAAATGTTGGACGCAATGGAGCTAGATCAAACAGTTCGAGTAATCGTTCTACATGGTGAAGGTCGATTTTTCTCGGCAGGGGCTGATATAAAAGAATTTACCGAGGTAGCATCTGGAGACGAATTTTCAAAATTAGCTGCAAGTGGACAACAAGTATTTGAAAAACTAGAATCCTTTCCTAAACCAATAATTGCTGCCATTCATGGTGCTGCTCTTGGAGGGGGATTAGAATTAGCGATGAGCTGCCATATCCGATATGTAGCAGAAGATGCAAAACTTGGACTTCCAGAGCTTAGTCTTGGTTTAATACCAGGCTTTGCAGGAACACAGCGTCTACCGAGATATGTCGGGACCGCAAAAGCTGCAGAAATGCTCTTTACAAGTGAACCGATTTCAGGTGCTGAGGCAGTTCAATGGGGATTGGCGAATAAAGCATTCCCGGCTGATCAACTGCTCGCAAATACACTGGAACTTGCGAGAAAAATTGCTGAAAAGAGTCCTGTCGCATTAAAGGCGGCAATCTCAATGCTGCAATATAGCAAGGATGCGTCTTACTACAATGGAGTAGAAGCTGAGGCAAATAGTTTTGGTATTGTGTTCGAGTCGAAAGATGCTAAAGAAGGTATACAAGCATTTATCGAAAAAAGAAAGCCTAAATTTATAGGGAAATAA